The Streptomyces sp. Alt3 genome has a segment encoding these proteins:
- a CDS encoding DUF1707 and FHA domain-containing protein — MTSSFEHHTYPARLSDAERDRVLGALRDGAAQGKLSHDTFLRRMEIALTARRSEELKALTSDLETDGRWSRGLFRAVGGVSAFPARLRRAWQSERLPRLLLPMPGPHPLRIGRDPGNGLRLSHETVSRMHAELTAHGSRWILCDLGSTNGTCVNGQRVVGSVVVREGDQVSFGRMTFRLTASLPVPPA; from the coding sequence GTGACGTCCTCCTTCGAGCACCACACGTATCCCGCGCGGCTCTCGGACGCCGAGCGCGACCGTGTCCTCGGTGCGCTCAGAGACGGCGCCGCACAGGGAAAGCTCTCCCACGACACCTTCCTGCGACGCATGGAAATCGCCCTGACCGCGCGGCGTTCCGAGGAGCTGAAGGCGCTCACCTCGGACCTGGAGACGGACGGACGCTGGTCCCGGGGCCTGTTCCGCGCGGTCGGCGGGGTCTCCGCCTTCCCGGCCCGCCTGCGCAGGGCGTGGCAGTCCGAGCGGCTGCCGAGGCTCCTGCTGCCCATGCCCGGCCCGCACCCGCTGCGCATCGGCCGCGACCCGGGCAACGGACTCCGCCTCAGCCACGAGACGGTGTCCCGGATGCACGCCGAACTGACCGCGCACGGCAGCCGGTGGATCCTGTGCGACCTGGGCTCCACGAACGGCACGTGCGTCAACGGACAGCGGGTCGTCGGTTCGGTCGTGGTGCGCGAGGGCGACCAGGTGAGCTTCGGCCGGATGACCTTCCGGCTCACCGCGTCGCTGCCGGTGCCCCCGGCCTGA
- a CDS encoding GNAT family N-acetyltransferase encodes MTPAPPELTIRPLAGADELGLFRRLSYVLDHELADDLATGRRRPDWMWVALRGDRVLGRLSWWTGQEGGSPQFLDFFDLDDTLPEPERGAIGLELLEKATAAVVPAGSPRPEYGRFVPPDWREDPAARGVVEARIRVMEASGARMLVERLRLEWRAGTPVPEDSGRLVFRQVSGREDLLALMAPVMEGTLDAHGQADLASGLSAREAAEKHYDEDFAGLRTPREWWRVAELPSGEPVGFVVPARNNYHPMISYIGVLPAHRGHGYIDDLLAEGTRVLAAQDGVERIRAATDLGNVPMAKSFARLGYVNFERAFDMVWDH; translated from the coding sequence GTGACCCCTGCACCACCGGAACTGACCATCCGTCCGCTCGCCGGAGCGGACGAACTCGGTCTCTTCCGCCGCCTTTCCTACGTGCTCGACCACGAGCTGGCCGACGACCTCGCCACGGGGCGTCGCCGCCCGGACTGGATGTGGGTGGCCCTGCGCGGCGACCGCGTCCTCGGCCGGCTCTCCTGGTGGACGGGGCAGGAGGGCGGCAGTCCCCAGTTCCTGGACTTCTTCGACCTGGACGACACCCTGCCGGAGCCGGAGCGCGGCGCGATCGGGCTCGAACTGCTGGAGAAGGCGACGGCCGCGGTCGTCCCGGCCGGGAGCCCCCGGCCTGAGTACGGCCGGTTCGTCCCCCCGGACTGGCGCGAGGACCCCGCCGCGCGCGGTGTCGTCGAGGCCCGGATACGGGTGATGGAGGCGAGCGGCGCCCGGATGCTGGTCGAGCGTCTGCGCCTGGAGTGGCGGGCCGGTACGCCGGTGCCCGAGGACAGTGGCCGGCTGGTGTTCCGGCAGGTCTCCGGTCGCGAGGACCTCCTCGCGCTGATGGCCCCGGTGATGGAGGGGACGCTGGACGCGCACGGACAGGCCGACCTGGCGTCCGGACTGAGCGCCCGTGAGGCGGCGGAGAAGCACTACGACGAGGATTTCGCCGGTCTGCGGACGCCGCGCGAGTGGTGGCGGGTGGCGGAGCTGCCGAGCGGTGAGCCGGTCGGCTTCGTCGTCCCGGCGCGGAACAACTACCACCCGATGATCTCCTACATCGGGGTGCTGCCGGCGCACCGCGGGCACGGCTACATCGACGACCTCCTCGCCGAGGGCACGCGGGTGCTCGCCGCCCAGGACGGTGTGGAGCGGATCCGGGCGGCGACGGACCTCGGCAACGTCCCCATGGCGAAGTCCTTCGCGCGCCTGGGCTACGTCAACTTCGAGCGGGCCTTCGACATGGTGTGGGACCACTGA
- a CDS encoding GNAT family N-acetyltransferase, producing MTDVVIRPLIPSDAHLFHALHDPGLVGRSAFGHRWATVADGGEYRPEWTWVALRDGVVVARAAWWGGPDDTEPVLLNYFDFAEGEDAAGTELLRRAPWSVEYELIVPPAWRETHGVRAAASARIAAAEAAGMKPLVERYRYEWTPADGLPERPGRLVFREEPDDAVVLDVLRRVHSRTLDAHALRTIEGPGGLEQAAQEELDFFNWCPSPRSWWQLAHTPDGALVGIQVPARNPGGPCVGFIGVVPEARGHGYGYDLLVECTRFLAGEGATAVAGATDRGNVPMAAAFARAGHRIIQERVHLV from the coding sequence ATGACCGATGTGGTCATCCGTCCGCTCATCCCGAGCGACGCCCATCTCTTCCACGCGCTCCACGACCCCGGTCTCGTCGGCCGGTCCGCGTTCGGACACCGCTGGGCCACCGTGGCCGACGGCGGCGAGTACCGTCCCGAGTGGACCTGGGTGGCTCTGCGCGACGGCGTCGTCGTCGCCCGGGCCGCCTGGTGGGGCGGGCCCGATGACACCGAACCGGTGCTGCTCAACTACTTCGACTTCGCCGAGGGCGAGGACGCCGCGGGCACCGAACTGCTCCGCCGCGCCCCCTGGTCCGTCGAGTACGAGCTGATCGTTCCCCCGGCCTGGCGTGAGACCCACGGGGTACGGGCGGCCGCGTCGGCGCGGATCGCGGCGGCCGAGGCCGCCGGGATGAAGCCGCTGGTCGAGCGCTACCGGTACGAGTGGACACCCGCCGACGGCCTGCCCGAGCGCCCCGGCCGGCTGGTCTTCCGCGAGGAACCCGACGACGCGGTGGTCCTGGACGTGCTGCGCCGGGTCCACTCCAGGACGCTGGACGCCCACGCCCTGCGCACCATCGAGGGCCCGGGCGGTCTGGAGCAGGCCGCCCAGGAGGAGCTGGACTTCTTCAACTGGTGTCCCTCGCCCCGCTCCTGGTGGCAGCTCGCCCACACCCCGGACGGCGCGCTCGTCGGCATCCAGGTGCCCGCCCGCAATCCGGGTGGCCCGTGCGTCGGCTTCATCGGGGTCGTTCCCGAGGCGCGCGGGCACGGCTACGGCTACGACCTGCTCGTCGAATGCACCCGCTTCCTCGCCGGCGAGGGTGCCACGGCCGTCGCGGGTGCGACGGACCGGGGCAACGTGCCGATGGCCGCCGCGTTCGCCCGGGCGGGGCACCGCATCATCCAGGAGCGCGTTCACCTGGTGTGA
- a CDS encoding GH1 family beta-glucosidase has translation MTVPTFPPGFLWGASASAFQTEGAFDTDGKGLSGWDAFAAQPGRIKDGTDTTRGTGFHERYREDVALLAGLGADAFRFSISWPRVVPGGSGSLNPAGLDFYDRLVDELCAHGITPAPTLYHWDTPLPLDEAGGWLNRDTAYRFAEYAGMVAERLADRVPMWITINEPAEVTMLGYALGEHAPGRTLLFDALPAAHHQLLAHGLAVRALRAAGAGNIGIALSHSPVWTAGDTDEDRTGAELYDTLTNWLFADPVLTGRYPDEGFAALMPGPVEDDLKIISAPLDWYGVNYYNPTLVGAPRPEALDSFSGYSMPSGLPFGIREIEGYDTTDFGWPVVPQGLAETLGQLRDRFGDRLPPVYITENGCAVDEPVADGRRIAFLEGHLEALRTAIDAGVDVRGYFTWSLTDNVEWTEGASKRFGLVHIDYETLRRTPKESYAWYRDVIRAQRTGGPALTPGERAPG, from the coding sequence ATGACCGTGCCGACCTTCCCACCCGGCTTCCTGTGGGGCGCCTCCGCCTCCGCTTTCCAGACGGAGGGAGCCTTCGACACCGACGGCAAGGGACTCTCCGGCTGGGACGCCTTCGCGGCCCAGCCCGGCCGCATCAAGGACGGCACCGACACCACCCGCGGCACCGGCTTCCACGAGCGCTACCGCGAGGACGTCGCCCTGCTCGCCGGACTCGGCGCGGACGCGTTCCGCTTCTCGATCAGCTGGCCCCGGGTCGTACCCGGCGGCAGCGGCTCGCTCAACCCCGCCGGCCTGGACTTCTACGACCGGCTCGTCGACGAGCTCTGCGCCCACGGCATCACCCCTGCCCCGACCCTCTACCACTGGGACACCCCGCTCCCGCTGGACGAGGCGGGCGGCTGGCTCAACCGGGACACCGCCTACCGCTTCGCCGAATACGCGGGCATGGTCGCCGAACGCCTCGCCGACCGGGTCCCCATGTGGATCACCATCAACGAACCGGCCGAGGTGACGATGCTCGGCTACGCACTCGGCGAGCACGCCCCCGGCCGCACACTCCTCTTCGACGCGCTGCCGGCCGCCCACCACCAACTGCTCGCCCACGGACTGGCCGTACGGGCGCTGCGCGCCGCGGGCGCCGGCAACATCGGCATCGCGCTCTCCCACTCGCCCGTCTGGACCGCCGGGGACACGGACGAGGACCGCACGGGCGCGGAGCTCTACGACACCCTGACCAACTGGCTGTTCGCCGACCCGGTCCTCACCGGCCGGTACCCCGACGAGGGCTTCGCGGCCCTGATGCCCGGCCCGGTCGAGGACGACCTCAAGATCATCTCCGCCCCCCTCGACTGGTACGGCGTCAACTACTACAACCCGACCCTGGTCGGAGCGCCCAGGCCGGAGGCGCTCGACTCCTTCTCGGGCTACTCGATGCCCTCCGGCCTCCCGTTCGGCATCAGGGAGATCGAGGGGTACGACACCACCGACTTCGGCTGGCCCGTCGTACCCCAGGGACTCGCCGAGACGCTCGGTCAGCTGCGGGACCGCTTCGGGGACCGGCTGCCGCCCGTCTACATCACGGAGAACGGCTGCGCCGTCGACGAACCCGTCGCCGACGGCCGCCGCATCGCCTTCCTGGAAGGACACCTGGAGGCGCTGCGCACGGCCATCGACGCGGGCGTCGACGTGCGGGGCTACTTCACCTGGTCACTGACCGACAACGTCGAATGGACCGAGGGCGCGAGCAAACGGTTCGGCCTGGTCCACATCGACTACGAGACCCTGCGCAGGACCCCGAAGGAGTCCTACGCCTGGTACCGCGACGTGATCCGCGCACAGCGCACGGGTGGTCCGGCCCTCACACCAGGTGAACGCGCTCCTGGATGA
- the treZ gene encoding malto-oligosyltrehalose trehalohydrolase gives MQFEVWAPQAGSAVLRTAGGRLPMERDPRRAGWWTAEAEAADGDRYGFSLDDGPVLPDPRSRRQPDGPDGESAVVDQDAYTWRTAWAGRGLPGAVLYELHVGTFTEAGTFDAAAERLGHLVGLGITHVSVMPVCPFPGTHGWGYEGVSLWAVHEPYGGPGGLKRFVDTAHGLGLAVVLDVVHNHLGPSGNHLPAFGPYFTDTHHTPWGSAVNLDAPGSDEVRAYLLGSALAWLRDYRLDGLRLDAVHALADGRALTFLEELSTAVDALASELGRPLGLIAESDLCDPRTTTPRTEGGIGLHAQWNDDFHHALHTALTGESQGYYADFATAPLAALAKTMTKAFFHNGTYSSFRGRVHGRPVDATRTPAHRFVGYAQTHDQIGNRALGDRLAAGLSPGLQACAAALVLTGPFVPMLFMGEEWGARTPWQFFTDHTDEELARAVRDGRRREFAAHGWAEEDIPDPQDPATRARSCLDWSEPEREPHARLYAWYRELIALRHALPDLSDPDLASVRTAYDETARWIVCRRGDLRIAVNLSGEPAAIPLGAGRHRAGGGRVLAAWEPAEAPGADGVLHLPAESCVVLADD, from the coding sequence ATGCAGTTCGAGGTGTGGGCCCCCCAGGCCGGGTCGGCCGTGCTGCGAACGGCGGGCGGACGCCTGCCGATGGAGCGCGACCCGCGGCGCGCGGGCTGGTGGACGGCGGAGGCGGAGGCCGCCGACGGCGACCGCTACGGCTTCTCGCTCGACGACGGCCCCGTGCTGCCGGATCCGCGGTCCCGGCGCCAGCCCGACGGTCCGGACGGCGAGAGCGCCGTCGTCGACCAGGACGCCTACACCTGGCGCACCGCCTGGGCGGGGCGCGGGCTGCCGGGCGCGGTCCTGTACGAACTGCACGTCGGCACTTTCACGGAGGCGGGCACCTTCGACGCGGCGGCCGAACGGCTCGGCCATCTCGTCGGTCTCGGCATCACCCATGTCTCCGTGATGCCCGTCTGCCCGTTCCCGGGAACCCACGGGTGGGGGTACGAAGGAGTGTCGCTCTGGGCGGTGCACGAGCCGTACGGCGGCCCGGGCGGGTTGAAGCGTTTTGTCGACACGGCGCACGGACTGGGTCTCGCCGTGGTCCTGGACGTGGTCCACAACCATCTGGGCCCCTCGGGCAACCACCTGCCGGCCTTCGGCCCGTACTTCACGGACACGCACCACACCCCCTGGGGCTCGGCCGTCAATCTCGACGCCCCCGGTTCGGACGAGGTACGCGCCTATCTGCTGGGCAGCGCACTCGCCTGGCTGCGGGACTACCGACTGGACGGCCTGCGTCTGGACGCCGTCCACGCGCTGGCCGACGGCAGGGCGCTCACCTTCCTGGAGGAGCTCTCCACCGCCGTCGACGCGCTCGCCTCGGAACTCGGCCGGCCGCTGGGGCTGATCGCGGAGTCCGACCTCTGCGACCCCCGCACGACCACTCCGCGCACGGAGGGCGGCATCGGGCTGCACGCCCAGTGGAACGACGACTTCCACCACGCCCTGCACACCGCGCTCACCGGCGAGTCCCAGGGCTACTACGCCGACTTCGCGACCGCCCCGCTGGCCGCACTGGCGAAGACCATGACCAAGGCCTTCTTCCACAACGGGACGTACTCCAGCTTCCGGGGGCGTGTGCACGGCCGCCCCGTCGACGCCACCCGGACACCCGCCCACCGTTTCGTCGGCTACGCCCAGACCCATGACCAGATCGGCAACCGCGCCCTCGGGGACCGGCTCGCCGCCGGGCTCTCCCCGGGTCTCCAGGCGTGCGCGGCGGCGCTGGTGCTCACCGGGCCGTTCGTCCCGATGCTGTTCATGGGCGAGGAATGGGGCGCCCGCACCCCCTGGCAGTTCTTCACCGACCACACCGACGAGGAACTCGCCCGCGCCGTACGCGACGGCAGGAGACGGGAGTTCGCGGCGCACGGCTGGGCCGAGGAGGACATCCCCGATCCTCAGGACCCGGCCACCCGGGCCCGCTCCTGTCTCGACTGGAGCGAGCCGGAGCGGGAGCCGCACGCGCGGCTGTACGCCTGGTACCGCGAGCTGATCGCCCTGCGCCACGCCCTGCCCGACCTCTCCGACCCGGACCTGGCGTCGGTGCGGACGGCGTACGACGAGACGGCGCGCTGGATCGTCTGCCGCAGGGGCGATCTGAGGATCGCCGTCAACCTCTCCGGGGAGCCCGCCGCCATCCCGCTGGGCGCCGGCCGGCACCGGGCCGGCGGGGGCAGGGTGCTGGCAGCCTGGGAGCCGGCCGAGGCCCCCGGCGCCGACGGCGTGCTGCACCTGCCGGCGGAGTCGTGCGTGGTGCTGGCCGACGACTGA
- a CDS encoding aminopeptidase P family protein, with protein sequence MPSTDQPAPFTADDYRARMTRAAESADAAGLAGVLVAPGPDMVHLTGYRPTADTERLTLLVLRAGHDPVLVVPALEAADAERAAGSPALTLRDWTDAANPYTLTAGLLDAKGRFGISDNAWALHLLALHKLLPDTSYASLTDALPMLRAVKDAAELERLAAAGAAADATYEQILKVRFSGRRESDVAADLAALLVGHGHSQVDFTVVGSGPNGADPHHEAGDRTIEQGDMVVLDFGGLKHGYGSDTSRTVHVGEPTAEEQRVHDVVREAQEAGCGAVRPGAACQDVDRAARAVITEFGYGERFIHRTGHGIGVTTHEPPYMIEGEEQPLVPGMCFSVEPGIYLPGRFGVRIEDIVTVTRSGGRRLNTTARELAVVE encoded by the coding sequence ATGCCCAGCACCGACCAGCCCGCCCCCTTCACCGCCGACGACTACCGGGCCAGGATGACCCGCGCCGCAGAGTCGGCCGACGCCGCGGGACTGGCCGGCGTCCTCGTGGCACCGGGGCCCGACATGGTCCACCTCACCGGATACCGGCCGACCGCGGACACGGAGCGCCTCACCCTGCTCGTCCTCAGGGCGGGCCACGACCCCGTCCTCGTCGTCCCGGCCCTGGAGGCGGCGGACGCGGAACGGGCCGCCGGTTCCCCCGCCCTGACCCTGCGGGACTGGACCGACGCCGCGAACCCGTACACCCTGACCGCCGGACTGCTCGACGCCAAGGGCCGGTTCGGGATCAGCGACAACGCCTGGGCCCTGCATCTGCTGGCCCTGCACAAGCTGCTCCCCGACACCTCCTACGCCTCGCTGACCGACGCCCTGCCGATGCTCCGCGCGGTCAAGGACGCGGCCGAGCTGGAGAGGCTCGCCGCGGCGGGGGCCGCGGCCGACGCGACGTACGAGCAGATCCTGAAGGTCCGCTTCTCCGGACGCAGGGAGAGCGACGTGGCCGCCGACCTGGCCGCACTCCTCGTCGGACACGGGCACTCCCAGGTCGACTTCACGGTGGTGGGGTCAGGACCCAACGGCGCCGACCCGCACCACGAGGCGGGCGACCGCACCATCGAGCAGGGCGACATGGTGGTCCTGGACTTCGGCGGGCTGAAGCACGGCTACGGCTCCGACACCTCCCGCACGGTCCACGTCGGCGAACCCACCGCGGAGGAGCAGCGGGTCCACGACGTCGTACGGGAGGCCCAGGAGGCCGGCTGCGGCGCCGTGCGGCCCGGAGCGGCCTGCCAGGACGTCGACCGGGCCGCGCGCGCCGTCATCACCGAATTCGGCTACGGCGAACGGTTCATCCACCGCACCGGCCACGGCATCGGCGTCACCACCCACGAGCCGCCGTACATGATCGAGGGCGAGGAGCAGCCGCTGGTCCCCGGGATGTGCTTCTCCGTCGAGCCGGGCATCTACCTCCCCGGCCGCTTCGGCGTCCGCATCGAGGACATCGTCACGGTCACGCGGAGCGGCGGCAGGCGGCTGAACACCACCGCCCGTGAACTGGCGGTCGTCGAGTAG
- a CDS encoding nucleoside/nucleotide kinase family protein, translated as MDTSDFTALTDRARRLATGGGRRILGIAGAPGAGKSTLAARIVERLEGNAVLVPMDGFHLAGAELERLGRAGRKGAPDTFDAAGYAALLRRLRHPQGQDPVYAPAFDRALEEPVAGSVRVPADIPLVVTEGNYLLLDEGPWAPVRGLLDEVWFLHADPALRVRGLVDRHVRFGRSRPQAERWVAGSDERNARLVERHRDRADLVVRLR; from the coding sequence ATGGACACGAGCGACTTCACCGCGCTGACCGACCGCGCCCGCCGCCTCGCCACCGGCGGCGGACGCCGCATCCTCGGCATCGCGGGGGCGCCCGGCGCCGGGAAGTCCACGCTGGCCGCCCGCATCGTCGAACGGCTCGAAGGGAACGCGGTCCTGGTCCCCATGGACGGCTTCCATCTGGCGGGGGCCGAACTGGAACGCCTCGGCAGGGCCGGACGCAAGGGCGCCCCCGACACCTTCGACGCCGCCGGGTACGCGGCCCTGCTGCGCCGGCTGCGCCACCCCCAAGGCCAGGACCCGGTGTACGCGCCCGCCTTCGACCGCGCGCTGGAGGAGCCGGTCGCCGGATCCGTGCGCGTCCCCGCCGACATCCCCCTCGTCGTGACCGAGGGCAACTACCTGCTCCTCGACGAGGGCCCCTGGGCGCCCGTACGCGGACTGCTGGACGAGGTCTGGTTCCTGCACGCCGATCCCGCACTGCGGGTGCGCGGGCTGGTCGACCGGCATGTGCGCTTCGGCAGGTCACGCCCCCAGGCCGAGCGCTGGGTGGCAGGCTCCGACGAGCGCAACGCCCGGCTCGTCGAGCGGCACCGCGACCGCGCCGACCTCGTCGTACGGCTTCGCTGA
- a CDS encoding VOC family protein, whose protein sequence is MSHIALVTLVVRDYDEALSFYTDALGFELVEDTDRGDGSRWVVVRPRGTSGTGLLLARAKDEAQLGSVGAQTGGRVGFFLHTEDFAGDHERMRAAGVRFLEEPRHETYGSVAVFEDLYGNRWDLLQPA, encoded by the coding sequence ATGTCCCACATCGCTCTGGTCACGCTGGTCGTCCGCGACTACGACGAGGCTCTCTCCTTCTACACCGACGCCCTCGGGTTCGAGCTGGTGGAGGACACGGACCGGGGCGACGGCTCCCGCTGGGTGGTGGTCCGTCCCCGGGGCACGTCCGGTACCGGTCTGCTCCTGGCGCGCGCCAAGGACGAGGCCCAGCTCGGGAGCGTCGGGGCGCAGACCGGCGGCCGGGTCGGATTCTTCCTGCACACGGAGGACTTCGCGGGTGACCACGAGCGGATGCGGGCGGCCGGGGTCCGCTTCCTGGAGGAGCCGCGGCACGAGACGTACGGCTCCGTCGCCGTCTTCGAGGACCTGTACGGCAACCGGTGGGACCTGCTTCAGCCGGCGTGA
- a CDS encoding LysR family transcriptional regulator: MIDARRLRILRAVADHRTVTAAAAALYLTPSAVSQQLAVLEQETGHRLVERGARGARLTAAGEILLTHANAVLAQLERAEAELADYGAGVAGKVTVAAFATGIGLVLAPAIAELTRTAPGIRVRVQDAEGDASVPMVLDRQVDVAVAVEYRGAPGDDDRRLTRVPLYSEPFDAVLPVGHRLAGQDHVAVADLAEDTWIGPYPGNPCHDVVVLACEYAGFEPSLEHSSDDFHAVVALAGAGAGVALVPRSALRGTDLGDVVVRPVEGAAPTRRVFAAVRQGAEGHPLIKPVLEALRAAAGPV, translated from the coding sequence ATGATCGATGCACGGCGGCTGCGCATCCTCCGTGCGGTGGCCGACCACCGCACGGTGACCGCCGCAGCCGCCGCGCTGTACCTGACCCCTTCGGCCGTCTCCCAGCAGCTCGCCGTCCTGGAGCAGGAGACCGGACACAGACTGGTCGAGCGCGGGGCGCGCGGCGCCCGGCTGACCGCCGCCGGGGAGATCCTGCTGACCCACGCCAACGCCGTCCTCGCCCAGCTGGAGCGGGCCGAGGCGGAGCTCGCCGACTACGGCGCGGGTGTGGCCGGGAAGGTCACCGTCGCCGCGTTCGCCACAGGCATCGGGCTCGTCCTCGCGCCCGCGATCGCCGAGCTCACCCGCACGGCGCCCGGAATCCGGGTCCGGGTCCAGGACGCCGAGGGCGACGCCAGCGTGCCGATGGTGCTGGACCGTCAGGTGGATGTGGCCGTGGCCGTCGAATACCGTGGCGCGCCCGGTGACGACGACCGCCGGCTGACCCGGGTGCCGCTGTACTCCGAGCCCTTCGACGCGGTCCTGCCGGTCGGCCACCGTCTGGCGGGCCAGGACCACGTCGCCGTCGCCGATCTCGCCGAGGACACCTGGATCGGTCCGTACCCGGGCAACCCCTGCCACGACGTGGTGGTCCTGGCCTGCGAGTACGCCGGTTTCGAGCCCTCGCTGGAGCACTCGTCCGACGACTTCCACGCCGTGGTCGCCTTGGCCGGGGCGGGCGCCGGGGTGGCACTCGTGCCACGCTCGGCGCTGCGCGGCACGGACCTCGGCGACGTCGTCGTACGGCCGGTGGAGGGCGCCGCCCCGACGCGGCGGGTCTTCGCCGCCGTGCGGCAGGGGGCCGAGGGGCATCCGCTGATCAAGCCTGTCCTGGAGGCGCTGCGCGCGGCGGCGGGGCCCGTCTGA
- a CDS encoding glycine C-acetyltransferase: MFDSVRDDLRITLDEIRDAGLQKPERVIGTPQSATVAVTAGGRAGEVLNFCANNYLGLADHPEVVAAAHEALDRWGYGLASVRFICGTQEVHKELEQRLSAFLGQEDTILYSSCFDANGGVFETLLGPEDAVISDALNHASIIDGIRLSKAKRHRYANRDMADLEQQLKEASGARRRLVVTDGVFSMDGYVAPLAEICDLADRYDAMVMVDDSHAVGFVGPGGRGTPELHGVMDRVDIITGTLGKALGGASGGYVAARAEIVALLRQRSRPYLFSNSLAPVIAAASLKVIDLLESAGDLRERLAANTALFRSRMTEEGFDILPGDHAIAPVMIGDAAKASRMAELLLERGVYVIGFSYPVVPQGAARIRVQLSAAHSTEDVNRAVDAFVGARAALEA; the protein is encoded by the coding sequence ATGTTCGATTCCGTACGCGACGACCTGCGCATCACCCTCGACGAGATCCGTGACGCCGGACTCCAGAAGCCCGAGCGGGTCATCGGCACCCCGCAGTCCGCCACGGTCGCCGTCACCGCCGGGGGCCGCGCGGGTGAGGTGCTGAACTTCTGCGCCAACAACTACCTGGGCCTCGCCGACCACCCCGAGGTCGTCGCCGCCGCCCACGAGGCGCTGGACCGCTGGGGCTACGGACTCGCGTCCGTCCGCTTCATCTGCGGCACCCAGGAGGTCCACAAGGAGCTCGAGCAGCGGCTCTCGGCCTTCCTCGGCCAGGAGGACACGATCCTCTACTCCTCCTGCTTCGACGCCAACGGCGGAGTCTTCGAGACGCTGCTGGGCCCCGAGGACGCGGTGATCTCCGACGCCCTCAACCACGCCTCCATCATCGACGGCATCCGCCTCTCCAAGGCGAAGCGCCACCGCTACGCCAACCGCGACATGGCGGACCTGGAGCAGCAGCTCAAGGAGGCGTCCGGGGCGCGCCGCCGCCTCGTCGTCACCGACGGCGTCTTCTCCATGGACGGTTACGTCGCCCCGCTCGCCGAGATCTGCGACCTGGCCGACCGCTACGACGCCATGGTCATGGTCGACGACTCGCACGCCGTCGGCTTCGTCGGCCCCGGCGGCCGGGGCACCCCCGAACTGCACGGGGTCATGGACCGGGTGGACATCATCACCGGCACCCTCGGCAAGGCGCTGGGCGGCGCTTCCGGCGGTTACGTCGCCGCGCGCGCCGAGATCGTCGCGCTGCTGCGCCAGCGCTCCCGTCCGTACCTCTTCTCCAACTCCCTCGCCCCGGTCATCGCCGCCGCCTCCCTCAAGGTCATCGACCTGCTGGAGTCCGCGGGCGACCTGCGCGAGCGGCTCGCCGCCAACACCGCGCTGTTCCGCTCCCGGATGACCGAGGAGGGCTTCGACATACTGCCCGGCGATCACGCCATCGCCCCCGTGATGATCGGGGACGCGGCGAAGGCGAGCAGGATGGCGGAGCTGCTGCTCGAACGCGGGGTGTACGTGATCGGGTTCTCCTACCCCGTCGTCCCGCAGGGGGCCGCCCGCATCCGCGTCCAGCTCTCCGCCGCGCACTCCACCGAGGACGTCAACCGCGCCGTGGACGCCTTCGTCGGCGCACGGGCCGCGCTGGAGGCGTAG